A region of Rhizorhabdus wittichii RW1 DNA encodes the following proteins:
- a CDS encoding urocanate hydratase (TIGRFAM: urocanate hydratase~PFAM: Urocanase), with product MTRLDNSRVIRPATGTELSAKSWLTEAPLRMLMNNLHPDVAERPEELVVYGGIGRAARDWESYDRIVETLKRLEADQTLLVQSGKPVGVFRTHEDAPRVLIANSNLVPKWATWEHFNELDRKGLAMYGQMTAGSWIYIGTQGIVQGTYETFVEMGRQHYDDDLSGRWLLTAGLGGMGGAQPLAAVMAGASCLAIECQPSRIDMRLRTGYLDRAAETIDEAMAIIEESCAARKPLSVGLLGNAAEILPEMYRRGIRPDLLTDQTSAHDPVNGYLPAGWTVAEWIERREREPEAVAKAAKASMAVHVRAMLDFQAAGVPTVDYGNNIRQVAKDEGVANAFDFPGFVPAYIRPLFCRGIGPFRWAALSGDPEDIFKTDAKVKELLPDNHHLHRWLDMARDRIHFQGLPARICWVGLGDRHRLGLAFNEMVAKGELKAPVVIGRDHLDSGSVASPNRETEAMRDGSDAVSDWPLLNALLNTASGATWVSLHHGGGVGMGYSQHSGMVIVADGTEAAAKRLERVLWNDPATGVMRHADAGYDIALDCARDKGLDLPGILG from the coding sequence ATGACCCGTCTCGACAACAGCCGCGTGATCAGGCCGGCGACCGGCACCGAATTGTCGGCGAAAAGCTGGCTGACCGAAGCGCCGCTACGGATGTTGATGAACAACCTCCACCCCGACGTCGCCGAGCGACCCGAGGAGCTGGTCGTCTATGGCGGCATCGGCCGCGCCGCGCGCGACTGGGAAAGCTACGACCGGATCGTCGAGACGCTGAAGCGGCTCGAAGCCGACCAGACGCTGCTGGTCCAGTCGGGCAAGCCGGTCGGCGTGTTCCGCACCCATGAAGACGCGCCGCGCGTGCTGATCGCCAATTCGAACCTCGTCCCCAAATGGGCGACCTGGGAGCATTTCAACGAACTCGATCGCAAGGGCCTGGCGATGTACGGCCAGATGACTGCGGGAAGCTGGATCTACATCGGCACCCAGGGGATCGTGCAGGGCACCTACGAGACCTTCGTCGAGATGGGCCGCCAGCATTATGACGACGACCTGTCGGGCCGCTGGCTGCTGACCGCCGGCCTCGGCGGCATGGGCGGCGCGCAGCCGCTGGCGGCGGTGATGGCGGGCGCGTCCTGCCTCGCGATCGAATGCCAGCCGAGCCGGATCGACATGCGCCTGCGCACCGGCTATCTCGACCGCGCCGCCGAGACGATCGACGAGGCGATGGCGATCATCGAGGAGAGCTGCGCGGCGAGGAAGCCGCTCTCGGTCGGCCTGCTCGGCAACGCCGCCGAGATATTGCCCGAGATGTACCGGCGCGGCATCCGCCCCGACCTGCTGACCGACCAGACCTCCGCCCATGATCCGGTCAACGGCTACCTCCCCGCCGGCTGGACGGTCGCCGAATGGATCGAGCGGCGCGAGCGCGAGCCCGAGGCGGTCGCCAAGGCCGCCAAGGCATCGATGGCGGTGCATGTCCGCGCGATGCTCGACTTCCAGGCGGCGGGCGTGCCGACCGTCGACTATGGCAACAACATCCGCCAGGTGGCGAAGGACGAGGGCGTCGCCAACGCCTTCGATTTCCCCGGCTTCGTCCCCGCCTATATCCGTCCGCTGTTCTGCCGGGGCATCGGCCCGTTCCGCTGGGCGGCGCTGTCGGGCGATCCCGAGGACATCTTCAAGACCGACGCCAAGGTGAAGGAGCTGCTGCCCGACAACCACCACCTCCACCGCTGGCTCGACATGGCGCGCGACCGCATCCATTTCCAGGGCCTGCCGGCGCGCATCTGCTGGGTCGGCCTCGGCGACCGCCACCGGCTCGGCCTCGCCTTCAACGAGATGGTGGCGAAGGGCGAACTCAAGGCGCCGGTGGTGATCGGCCGCGACCATCTCGACAGCGGATCGGTCGCCAGCCCCAATCGCGAGACCGAGGCGATGCGGGACGGATCGGACGCCGTCTCCGACTGGCCGCTGCTCAACGCGCTGCTCAATACCGCCTCGGGCGCGACCTGGGTGTCGCTGCACCATGGCGGCGGGGTCGGCATGGGCTATTCGCAGCATTCGGGGATGGTGATCGTCGCCGACGGCACCGAGGCGGCGGCGAAGCGGCTCGAACGGGTGCTGTGGAACGATCCCGCCACCGGGGTGATGCGCCATGCCGACGCCGGCTACGACATCGCGCTCGACTGCGCGCGCGACAAGGGGCTCGACCTGCCCGGCATCCTCGGCTGA
- a CDS encoding N-formylglutamate amidohydrolase (PFAM: N-formylglutamate amidohydrolase), with protein sequence MIPWLEISRGEAPLVVAFPHSGTEIPEELEGSFVSPWLARKDADWWIDQVYGFADTLGATTIRSRISRSVIDLNRDPSGASLYPGQATTELCPTTTFAGEPLYRDGPPDAGEIGWRRSTWFDPYHDALAAELDRLRARHGKVVLYDAHSILSRVPRLFDGELPLFNIGTNNGATCDPALAAAVTEIAAATGRSHVLDGRFRGGWTTRHYGRPADGIHAIQMELAMRAYLDEPDAPGPDNWPAPFDPTSPVIADLRAILTACLAFART encoded by the coding sequence ATGATCCCCTGGCTCGAAATCTCGCGGGGCGAAGCGCCGCTGGTCGTCGCCTTCCCGCACAGCGGCACCGAGATTCCGGAGGAGCTGGAGGGCAGCTTCGTCTCGCCCTGGCTGGCGCGCAAGGATGCCGACTGGTGGATCGACCAGGTCTACGGCTTCGCCGACACGCTCGGTGCCACCACGATCCGCAGCCGCATCTCGCGCAGCGTGATCGACCTCAACCGCGATCCGTCGGGCGCCTCGCTCTATCCGGGACAGGCGACGACCGAGCTGTGCCCGACGACCACCTTCGCGGGCGAGCCGCTCTATCGTGACGGCCCGCCCGACGCCGGCGAGATCGGCTGGCGGCGGTCGACCTGGTTCGATCCCTATCATGACGCGCTGGCGGCCGAGCTCGACCGGCTCCGCGCGCGCCACGGCAAGGTCGTGCTCTACGACGCCCATTCGATCCTGAGCCGGGTGCCGCGCCTGTTCGACGGCGAACTGCCGCTGTTCAACATCGGCACCAACAACGGCGCGACCTGCGATCCCGCGCTCGCCGCCGCTGTCACCGAAATCGCCGCCGCGACCGGACGGAGCCACGTCCTCGACGGGCGGTTCCGTGGCGGCTGGACGACGCGCCATTACGGCCGCCCCGCCGACGGCATCCATGCGATCCAGATGGAGCTGGCGATGCGCGCCTATCTCGACGAACCCGACGCCCCCGGGCCCGACAACTGGCCCGCCCCCTTCGACCCGACGAGCCCCGTCATCGCCGATCTGCGCGCGATCCTGACGGCGTGCCTCGCCTTCGCCCGAACCTGA
- a CDS encoding histidine ammonia-lyase (TIGRFAM: histidine ammonia-lyase~PFAM: phenylalanine/histidine ammonia-lyase), producing MSDILLKPGAVPLADWRAIYQGAAPSLDPASAPVIAASAAAVERIIAQHKPVYGLNTGFGKLASVKIGDEDLATLQRNIVLSHAAGTGAPSPVPVVRLMMALKLASLAQGASGVRPETVEMLEAMLLAGLTPVVPSQGSVGASGDLAPLAHMAAAMIGVGQIEVAGQVLSAEGALARAGLAPLSLGPKEGLALLNGTQFSTANALAGLFETETIFRSALVTGALATEAAKGSDTPFDPRIHALRRQPGQIETADALRRLMEGSAIRASHLVDDARVQDPYCLRCQPQVMGAVLDLLRQAATTLEVEANGVSDNPLIFPDTDEALSGGNFHAEPVAFAADMIALAICEIGSITERRIAMLVDPALSGLPAFLTPQPGLNSGFMIPQVTAAALVSENKQRATPASVDSLPTSANQEDHVSMAAHGARRLLDMAANANAIVGIELLAAVQGCDFHAPLRSSGPLEAARAVLRAQVPMLDHDRHFHPDMEAANALVRSGALVTAAAIALPGLA from the coding sequence ATGAGCGACATCCTCCTCAAGCCGGGCGCCGTGCCGCTCGCCGACTGGCGCGCCATCTATCAGGGCGCGGCGCCGAGCCTCGACCCCGCATCGGCTCCCGTCATCGCCGCGAGCGCGGCGGCGGTCGAGCGGATCATCGCCCAGCACAAGCCGGTCTACGGCCTCAACACCGGCTTCGGGAAGCTCGCCAGCGTCAAGATCGGCGACGAGGACCTCGCCACGCTCCAGCGCAACATCGTGCTGAGCCATGCGGCGGGGACCGGCGCGCCCTCCCCCGTCCCGGTCGTCCGGCTGATGATGGCGCTCAAGCTCGCCAGCCTCGCCCAGGGCGCCTCGGGCGTGCGGCCGGAGACGGTCGAGATGCTGGAGGCGATGCTGCTCGCCGGGCTGACCCCGGTGGTGCCGTCGCAGGGATCGGTCGGCGCCTCGGGCGACCTCGCCCCGCTCGCGCACATGGCGGCGGCGATGATCGGCGTCGGCCAGATCGAGGTGGCCGGCCAGGTGCTGAGCGCCGAGGGCGCGCTCGCCCGCGCCGGGCTGGCGCCGCTGTCGCTGGGCCCGAAGGAAGGACTGGCGCTGCTCAACGGCACGCAATTCTCGACCGCCAACGCGCTGGCCGGGCTGTTCGAGACCGAGACGATCTTCCGCTCGGCGCTCGTCACCGGCGCGCTCGCGACCGAGGCGGCCAAGGGTTCCGACACCCCGTTCGATCCGCGCATCCACGCGCTGCGCCGCCAGCCCGGCCAGATCGAGACGGCCGACGCGCTGCGCCGGCTGATGGAAGGCTCGGCGATCCGCGCGAGCCATCTGGTCGACGACGCGCGGGTGCAGGACCCCTATTGCCTGCGCTGCCAGCCGCAGGTGATGGGCGCAGTGCTCGACCTGCTGCGCCAGGCCGCGACGACGCTGGAGGTCGAGGCGAACGGCGTCTCCGACAATCCGCTGATCTTCCCGGACACCGACGAGGCGCTGTCGGGCGGCAATTTCCACGCCGAGCCGGTCGCCTTCGCCGCCGACATGATCGCGCTGGCGATCTGCGAGATCGGATCGATCACCGAGCGGCGGATCGCGATGCTGGTCGATCCCGCGCTGTCGGGGCTGCCGGCCTTCCTGACCCCGCAGCCGGGCCTCAATTCGGGCTTCATGATCCCGCAGGTGACGGCGGCCGCGCTGGTCTCCGAGAACAAGCAGCGCGCCACCCCGGCGAGCGTCGACTCGCTGCCGACCTCGGCCAATCAGGAAGACCATGTCTCGATGGCGGCGCACGGCGCGCGGCGGCTGCTCGACATGGCCGCCAACGCCAATGCGATCGTCGGCATCGAGCTGCTTGCCGCCGTGCAAGGGTGCGACTTCCACGCGCCGCTCCGGTCGAGCGGCCCGCTCGAAGCCGCCCGCGCCGTGCTGCGCGCGCAGGTGCCGATGCTCGACCATGACCGGCATTTCCACCCCGACATGGAGGCGGCCAACGCGCTGGTCCGCTCGGGCGCGCTGGTGACGGCGGCGGCGATCGCGCTGCCGGGACTGGCGTGA
- a CDS encoding imidazolonepropionase (TIGRFAM: imidazolonepropionase~PFAM: amidohydrolase; Amidohydrolase 3), with the protein MRCDRLWRDARLATMAGNGLGIVEDGVVAASEGRILYAGPAADAPAFDPDRAETLDGRWITPGLIDCHTHLVHAGDRAREFELRLAGASYEEIARAGGGIVSTMRATRDADEARLVELALPRLDALIAEGATTVEVKSGYGLTVADELKMLRAARRLGEARPVGIRATLLGAHALPPEYAGDADGYVDLVCREMIPAAAREGLADAVDAFCEGIGFTPAQTQRVFDAARAAGLPVKLHAEQLSNLHGAKLAAEAGALSADHLEHLDADGIAAMARAGTVATLLPGAYYFVRETKLPPVDGLRAAGVPIAIATDCNPGTSPLSSLLLTMNMGATLFRLTVDECLAGVTRNAARALGLQAEIGTLEPGKSCDLAIWDIERPAELVYRIGFNPLHTRIWKGL; encoded by the coding sequence ATGCGATGCGACAGGCTCTGGCGGGACGCGCGGCTGGCGACGATGGCGGGGAACGGCCTCGGCATCGTCGAGGACGGCGTCGTCGCGGCGAGCGAGGGGCGCATCCTCTATGCCGGCCCGGCGGCCGACGCGCCCGCCTTCGATCCTGATCGGGCCGAGACTCTCGACGGCCGCTGGATCACGCCGGGGCTGATCGACTGCCACACCCATCTGGTCCATGCCGGCGACCGCGCGCGCGAGTTCGAGCTGCGGCTGGCGGGCGCCTCCTATGAGGAGATCGCGCGCGCCGGCGGCGGCATCGTCTCGACGATGCGCGCGACCCGCGACGCCGACGAAGCCCGGCTGGTCGAGCTCGCCCTGCCCCGGCTCGACGCGCTGATCGCCGAGGGCGCGACGACGGTCGAGGTCAAATCGGGCTACGGCCTGACCGTCGCCGACGAGCTGAAGATGCTGCGCGCCGCCCGGCGGCTGGGCGAGGCCCGGCCGGTCGGCATCCGCGCCACCCTGCTCGGCGCCCACGCGCTGCCGCCCGAATATGCCGGCGACGCCGACGGTTATGTCGATCTGGTCTGCCGCGAGATGATCCCCGCCGCCGCGCGCGAAGGGCTGGCCGACGCGGTCGACGCCTTCTGCGAGGGGATCGGCTTCACGCCCGCGCAGACGCAGCGCGTGTTCGACGCGGCGCGGGCGGCGGGCCTGCCGGTCAAGCTCCATGCCGAGCAGCTCTCCAACCTGCACGGCGCGAAGCTCGCGGCCGAGGCGGGCGCGCTGTCGGCCGACCATCTCGAACATCTCGACGCGGACGGCATCGCCGCGATGGCGCGCGCCGGCACCGTCGCGACGCTGCTGCCCGGCGCCTATTATTTCGTGCGCGAGACGAAGCTGCCGCCGGTCGACGGGCTGCGCGCGGCGGGGGTGCCGATCGCGATCGCCACCGATTGCAACCCCGGCACCTCGCCGCTCAGCTCGCTGCTGCTGACGATGAACATGGGCGCGACGCTGTTCCGCCTGACCGTCGACGAATGCCTGGCCGGCGTCACCCGCAACGCGGCGCGCGCGCTGGGCCTCCAGGCGGAGATCGGCACGCTCGAACCGGGCAAGAGCTGCGACCTCGCCATCTGGGACATCGAGCGCCCGGCCGAGCTCGTCTACCGCATCGGCTTCAATCCCCTCCACACCCGTATCTGGAAAGGTCTATGA
- a CDS encoding formimidoylglutamate deiminase (TIGRFAM: formiminoglutamate deiminase~PFAM: amidohydrolase), producing MSGQQSFHFDRILLPEGWTRDVAITVRDGLVAAVEPGVAPAAGVERHAIALPGLPNLHSHAFQRGMAGLAEVNLGGDDSFWSWRETMYRFVARLTPDHLRAIAAQAYVEMLETGFTRVGEFHYLHHDIGGGVFADPAAMSLAIVEAAAETGIALTHLPVFYAHAGFGGLAPGEGQRRFVHDVDGYARLIDRLRAPLATLPDAVLGVAPHSLRAVTPDELAAVATLGDGPVHIHIAEQVKEVEDCLAWSGARPVEWLLGHAPVDARWCLVHATHMTDEEARRSAESGAVAGLCPITEANLGDGIFPADPFLAAGGVYGIGSDSNVLIDASEELRLLEYGQRLAHRRRNRLAPAGASVGDTLYRAAVAGGARALSAPAGLAVGHPADFVTLDADHPALVERDAGLLTDGWLFAAGRQAIDGVWRRGRRLVTAGRHADRARIAARYRRILGEVLA from the coding sequence ATGAGCGGCCAACAGTCTTTCCATTTCGACCGGATTTTGCTGCCCGAGGGCTGGACGAGGGACGTCGCGATCACCGTGCGCGACGGGCTGGTCGCGGCTGTCGAGCCGGGCGTTGCGCCAGCCGCGGGCGTCGAGCGCCACGCGATCGCGTTGCCCGGCCTGCCCAACCTCCACAGCCACGCCTTCCAGCGCGGCATGGCGGGGCTGGCCGAGGTCAATCTGGGCGGCGACGACAGTTTCTGGAGCTGGCGCGAGACGATGTACCGCTTCGTCGCGCGGCTGACCCCCGACCATCTGCGCGCGATCGCGGCGCAGGCCTATGTCGAGATGCTCGAGACCGGCTTCACCCGCGTCGGCGAGTTCCATTATCTCCACCACGATATCGGCGGCGGCGTCTTCGCCGATCCGGCGGCGATGAGCCTCGCGATCGTCGAGGCGGCGGCCGAGACCGGGATCGCGCTCACCCATCTGCCCGTCTTCTACGCCCATGCCGGCTTCGGCGGGCTCGCGCCGGGCGAGGGGCAGCGCCGCTTCGTCCACGACGTCGACGGCTATGCCCGCCTGATCGACCGGCTGCGCGCGCCGCTCGCGACGCTGCCCGACGCGGTGCTCGGCGTCGCGCCGCACAGCCTGCGCGCGGTGACCCCCGACGAGCTGGCGGCGGTCGCGACGCTCGGCGACGGCCCGGTCCACATCCACATCGCCGAGCAGGTCAAGGAGGTCGAGGACTGCCTCGCCTGGAGCGGGGCGCGGCCGGTCGAATGGCTGCTCGGCCATGCCCCGGTCGACGCGCGCTGGTGCCTCGTCCACGCGACCCACATGACCGACGAGGAGGCCCGCCGCTCGGCGGAGAGCGGCGCGGTGGCGGGGCTCTGCCCGATCACCGAGGCCAATCTGGGCGACGGCATCTTCCCCGCCGATCCCTTCCTCGCGGCGGGCGGCGTCTATGGCATCGGATCGGATTCGAACGTGCTGATCGACGCGAGCGAGGAGCTGCGCCTGCTCGAATATGGCCAGCGGCTCGCCCATCGGCGGCGCAACCGGCTCGCCCCGGCGGGCGCGTCGGTGGGCGACACGCTGTATCGCGCGGCGGTCGCGGGCGGGGCGCGGGCGCTCAGCGCGCCGGCGGGGCTGGCGGTCGGCCACCCGGCCGATTTCGTGACGCTCGACGCCGATCATCCGGCGCTGGTCGAGCGCGACGCCGGGCTGCTGACCGACGGCTGGCTGTTCGCCGCCGGGCGGCAGGCGATCGATGGGGTCTGGCGGCGCGGGCGTCGGCTCGTTACGGCAGGTCGCCATGCCGATCGCGCGCGGATCGCCGCGCGCTATCGCCGGATATTGGGGGAAGTGCTGGCATGA
- a CDS encoding transcriptional regulator, GntR family (TIGRFAM: histidine utilization repressor~PFAM: regulatory protein GntR, HTH; UbiC transcription regulator-associated domain protein) — MTRVAIHDRIRQEIEERIMSGAWEAGHRLPPEHALMAEYGCSRMTVHKAIDGLVDRGLIERRKRAGSFVAAPKVHRAALEIPDVASEVAAQGKEYRLGLISRVEREADPRDRELLEISGGPVLALHCLHRADGKPFALEERLISLAAVPAARDADFAQQSPGAWLLAHVPWTDARHRISAIAATRTIADRLTVPQGSPCISVERWTWRNDARITYARQVYPGDRHALVASFLA, encoded by the coding sequence ATGACGCGCGTCGCAATCCACGATCGTATCCGCCAAGAGATCGAGGAGCGGATCATGTCGGGCGCCTGGGAGGCCGGGCACCGGCTGCCGCCCGAACATGCGCTGATGGCCGAATATGGCTGCTCGCGGATGACCGTCCACAAGGCGATCGACGGGCTGGTCGATCGCGGGCTGATCGAGCGGCGCAAGCGCGCCGGCAGCTTCGTCGCCGCGCCCAAGGTCCATCGCGCCGCGCTGGAGATCCCCGACGTGGCGAGCGAGGTCGCCGCGCAGGGCAAGGAGTATCGGCTCGGCCTGATCTCGCGCGTCGAGCGCGAGGCCGACCCGCGCGACCGCGAGCTGCTGGAGATATCGGGCGGCCCGGTCCTCGCGCTCCACTGCCTCCACCGCGCCGACGGCAAGCCCTTCGCGCTGGAGGAGCGGCTGATCAGCCTCGCCGCCGTCCCCGCCGCCCGCGACGCCGATTTCGCGCAGCAGAGCCCCGGCGCCTGGCTGCTCGCCCATGTCCCCTGGACCGACGCCCGCCACCGCATCAGCGCGATCGCCGCGACCCGCACGATCGCCGACCGACTGACCGTGCCGCAGGGCAGCCCCTGCATCTCGGTCGAGCGCTGGACCTGGCGCAACGACGCGCGGATCACCTACGCCCGCCAGGTCTATCCCGGCGATCGCCATGCGCTGGTGGCGAGCTTCCTGGCCTGA
- a CDS encoding protein of unknown function, zinc metallopeptidase putative (PFAM: protein of unknown function, zinc metallopeptidase putative), translating into MRLDDEAESTNYEIRSGRGGGGFGLPVGIPLGRGGLGCGSLILIGIISLVLGVNPLTLLGDGGGQGPVVQQQSQPGEAPGSSGEKTPVMSRSLKVLGSTERVWGRLFQEQGGTYQPTTLVFYSGGTQAGCGFANASAGPFYCPADKRIFLDTSFFDELSGRFGAPGDFAQAYVIAHEVGHHVQDLEGTLDKVHAAQNRLSEREANALQVKVELQADCYAGVWAAQDRNLLEPGDAEAGLRAAAAVGDDTLQKASQGYVVPEGFTHGSAADRQKWLRIGLDSGDPARCDTFGSRGP; encoded by the coding sequence ATGCGGCTCGACGACGAAGCGGAAAGCACCAATTACGAGATACGGTCGGGACGCGGCGGCGGCGGGTTCGGCCTGCCGGTCGGCATCCCCCTCGGCCGGGGCGGGCTCGGCTGTGGGTCGCTGATCCTGATCGGCATCATCTCGCTGGTGCTCGGCGTCAATCCGCTGACGCTGCTCGGCGACGGCGGCGGACAGGGGCCGGTCGTGCAGCAGCAGTCGCAACCGGGCGAAGCGCCGGGATCGTCGGGCGAGAAGACCCCGGTGATGAGCCGCTCGCTCAAGGTGCTCGGCTCGACCGAGCGGGTCTGGGGCCGACTGTTCCAGGAACAGGGCGGCACCTATCAGCCGACCACCTTGGTCTTCTATTCGGGCGGCACCCAGGCGGGCTGCGGCTTCGCCAACGCCTCGGCGGGGCCTTTCTACTGTCCGGCCGACAAGCGCATCTTCCTCGACACCAGCTTCTTCGACGAGCTGAGCGGCCGCTTCGGCGCGCCGGGCGACTTCGCCCAGGCCTATGTCATCGCGCATGAGGTCGGCCACCATGTCCAGGACCTCGAAGGCACGCTCGACAAGGTCCATGCCGCGCAGAACCGGCTGAGCGAGCGCGAGGCCAATGCCTTGCAGGTCAAGGTCGAGCTGCAGGCCGATTGCTATGCCGGCGTCTGGGCGGCGCAGGACCGCAACCTGCTCGAACCCGGCGATGCCGAGGCGGGGCTGCGCGCGGCGGCCGCGGTCGGCGACGACACGCTCCAGAAGGCGAGCCAGGGCTATGTCGTGCCCGAGGGCTTCACCCATGGCAGCGCCGCCGACCGCCAGAAATGGCTGCGCATCGGGCTCGACAGCGGCGATCCGGCGCGCTGCGACACCTTCGGATCGCGCGGGC